The sequence GTCCACATGTGTTGTTGATTGCGGACTTTGAACAAGATGGAAAAACTGAAGTCTGGCAGACAAGCTAGAAAAGAATATCTTGCTTCCATACCTTGAGCCCCTTCAGAGGTGTCAGGGggacttttcttttatttttgttggtaatTTAGGAATAGGTAGAATGGTGGTAGCTCTTTTCTAAATTctggttcaattttttttttttttttttctccttctccttctccttatGCGTTCTACTTATGTAGCTGGAATATGCTCCTGTTTTCCCAAAACAGGCTCCATAAGCACCATTCTAATTTGGCTTGCAACTCGTTATTTTTACCTCCTTTTATCAATCACAACATCTGACAGTCAATTTCTCTTCTTTCTTGCAtcaatatttattgtttttaacattttaatctgTACATCTGCGGGTTTCCTCAGAGGGAGCCATCTTTGGGAAGAAATTCTGGGCCTGTAATTGAATtgtgaaaaatttattttttgaggGCGGGGGTTAtattaaacacaaaatgaacattCTTTGTACTCTATTCTATTATTTTTGGTTGCTCCTTGAAAACGGAAAGAACAAACGGCCAAATTAGGCCTGCTTTGACGTCTTTGTTGTCACGTTTCAATTGACGACTGCGCGGTCTCAACCCAGCGGCCCAGTCGCCTCAGTGGTACGCCTGGGGGCCCCCCAACATGCAATGCCGACTGTGTGCCTCCTGCTGGATCTACTGGAAAAAGTACGGCGGCTTGAAGACCCCTACGCAGCTGGAGGGCGCCGCGAGAACCGGCTCTGTATGTCCCCTTCCCGGTTTCTCCCACCGTCTGTCCGCGACTCGGCACTTGAATTGAACTGTTTTCCCGCGCCCCAGGAATCGGGGCCCCGCAGTCACATGACCCGCCAGGAGGTCCAGGGCCTGTCGCCGTTTACCCGCAACGAGGGCCGCGCCAAGCTCCTGGCCAAGAACCGCCAGACGTTCATCCTGCAGACCACCAAGCTGACCCGCGTGGCCCGGAGGGTCTGCCAGGACATCCTCCAGCCTCGGCGGGCCGCGCGCCGGCCGTACGCCTCCATCAACGCCAACGCCGTCAAAGCAGAGTGTGAGTGCGCCCGCCCGCGTCCCGTCGGCCACATCTCGAGGTTTCGAACGCGCGTGTGACTCCGCTCTCCCCAGGTATGATCCGGTTGCCCAAAGCGACAAAAACTCCTCTTAAGAGCAAGCTGGTCCCCCGCCCGTCGCTTGCCAACATTGTGAAGGATTTAGGTGAGAGTCGCCATGTTCTCGTGTCCTTATTTTTCTGCTGTGTTTGACTTGGCatcaaagaattttttttttttttttttttttttttgtcaccatcaTGTTTATGTTTGTGTAAGAAAAAGTCCGCTAGCATCATGCTAACATACGATGCAAAAAGTCTGACTCCACAACCTCCATGTTGCCTCCATGCAGCCATCGCAGCGCCTCTCAAGCTGAAGGCATCCAGGGGGCCCCCGACGCCCATCAACAGGAACCAGGCCAGCCAGCCTCGGGTGGGCCCGGGCCTCCTGGGAAAGAGGGGCTTCGACAGCGTGAGTGTCCCTGAGCGCGGTCGCTGCCCACGCCGGCGAAATTCAACTTGGAGCGGCGCTTGTGCTTTTGACAGGCCGCAGGAATGCCGTACTCGGCCAACGGGAGGTCGTACAACTCCGGCATGAGGACCACCTCTCAGTCCGTCATCAAGCGTCAGAAGGTCAGCCAGGGAGAAGCCCCCAACCCCGTCGTGTTTGTGGCCACCAAGGACACCAGGTACTGTGGATCTGGAACAGCGGAATTTCTGCGGATGCACATTTCTTAACCCAATAGAAATGTAAATTAGAGTGGCCCTCATATTAGTGTACTTTCCGTGACTGGTTTGCACAAGCACAGTAtctacaaatgtgttttttgttttgttttttcgcaGGGCTTTAAGGAAACACCTGACTCAGTCCGAGATGCGCCGGGCCGCCCGGAAACCTCACCTTCCCGTCCGGATCAAGCTGCAGCCGCCCCCCCGCCCGGTGGCCATTCCCCTGCTCTCCTCCAGCACCAGCGAGCCCATCGTCCTCGAGGATTGAGCGCTTTAACGGGACAGGGCTCTGTGTCCATACCctcttcttttattattattattattattattttaaaatttttttttaatttcctccgTCAGTTCATATTTCCAGCACACACTGACATTCAGATAACAGCTCAGGCTTTGTAGGATTTTTATCCCAGCacctgaacaattttttttaaacgccacccgttttaaaatgtgtaatttaaGTCCCGAGATATTTTTCCCTCGTCCTCCGTTCTGAACGATGAAGCGCACGGCGTGAAAATGTGTGCGTCGTCGCTTACAGGTGCCCAAAATGGAGGGCTGAAGCTTTAACAATTCAAACTGGCTTTCTGCTGCTTTCTATTCCCCAGCCCGCATCTTcctgtcacctttttttttttttttttatgtttttaaatattcctGCAATTTGACACTTCCGTTTTTTTGGGGATATCACAAACACAGGCAAGCACAAAACAacttgcagacttttttttttaattattccccCCAAGCTCCAGAAGCCAAATATCCTGAACTTTGTTTTTACACccataaaaacataaacaggCTTGTTTTGTGCTTGTTTGACCATTCGTGCCGCCACTAAATTGTTGAAGACGCTCAACTTTCATTCAATATTCCTATTTAAAGCGCACCCTACGCCcccatatttttgcaaaaaaagatgaattggGCAATCCTAATTTCTTCCACAGCACTTGAGTTGCAAGGATTTTGTTTTCAAGCAGGTTCAATTCCGATGTGAGCGTtatcatcctaaaaaaaaaaaaagaactttgtaGCAAATACTAGTCTgtgaaaagaagaggaaatgaAATGACTGGCATATTggaaaccttttattttttttttttcccccacaaactGAAGTGCATCACTGAGCCCCAGGATCGTGGAAAATGTGGGAGGTCAACATGGCCGGCTCgacttcagtgtgtgtgtgtgtgtgcgtggtgggggtgtgggggtcaTATGAACATTCAGAAAaatttgggcggggggggggttcagggaACTGTACTTTTTGTAATGGCAGCGAGAGTAATGTGtgacaaactcattttttttttttttaaattccagcaTCCTGTTTCATTTAATGTCTCTtgataagaaaataaaagttgttttttttttttttctttgtggtcaAGCATTCCAAGGTTTTGACTTCCTCCCTCTCCATCTTCttcccctctttttttctgtccatctTTTGGACTTTTCCACCACAGCACTTTCCTTCCCTCTACTCGCCTGTTTCCTTCCTAACTTCACTCTGCCCTTCTATCCagtcatgcatccatccatccattttctcagccgcttatcctcacaagggtcgcgggggagtgccgTAACctctgtcagcgggcaggaggcggggccctcaactgattgccagccaatcgttgggcagagagagacagacaacagtggcgatcgcaatcgcacctacggacaattcagtctccaatgaatgcatgtttttgggatttggggggggggaaccggagtgcccacctggaggaaagccacacaggcacgggaagaacatgcagggatttgaaccctggtcctcggaaGTGGTGTGTCTTGCTTATGATTACGTTTAGCACGTGACAAATAGGCCGCCCCCCGTCACGTGACTAACGCACACACCAGATCCGAATTTGGACAACGGCCGGACCCGCTGCTGGGTTTTCATAAACCGGCCGAGTTCAGGGTTCGGCACAGAGAAGAGCGGGAGTCTTCGGATTCATGCCAATATGCgcattttgtcattgttttttaaaaaataaaaaaaaatcgactaTTTTTCCTCGTTGTTTTCGCTTCGTTCGTTTCGGGGTCACCTCACCTGTCCAAAAGTAGCCGAGCAACTACATGGAAGCCATGATTgaggtaaacaaaaaataataataataagattcttattttgaatttataaaCTATGACAAATCCGTATTTTTTGTGGATCCCAAATTCGTTTCTAATTTAAATGGTCCTTGCGTGATGTGACACAAGGAACTTGTCATGACGTTAATTGGCTGCCTCCTGCCACCTAGTGGGCGAATTATAAAATATCCTGCATCCGTACTTGTCCAGTTTATTGCCTGGAGAATGCAAAGTACACGGCAGTACATAAACTATTTCCAAATGTTGGCCTCTTTGATGTAGTTTTGATTGCTAGATAGGGGCTATTAAACTCATgagctatttttatcatttgaataagtgtaccttttttttttttttttaaatcataaaagtGAACAAAACGCTGATGAAACAAGTGTCTGTCTGTTGCTGACTTAGATGGCTGAACCAAGCCCTGTTTTCCCCCCGTTCAAAATGTTGACGCTAGTCTTGTTTGCCCATCTATGGCACCGTGTATGTAGCCTGTGTttggcctgactttttttttctttttaatttgtatttatttattgattgatttggtCACAGGCGAGCAGTGACTTACTCCTTCCCCCTAACTATGAGAAGAAATTTGCGGACAACCTGCTTTGCAACGAAGAGCCAATGAAGGATGGCGTTTCCCTGGTTAAGTCTCTCCTCCCCGTGCTGGACCCCCCCGTTTCCCGCATCCCGTGGTTGTGCTCCACCCGCTACAAGACCGAGCTGTGCGTCAGCTACGCCTCGACGGGCTCCTGCAGTTACGCCGAGCGCTGCAATTTTGCCCACGGCCTGCAGGACCTCCACGTACCCTTCCGCCACCCCAAGTACAAGACTGAGTTGTGCCGCAACTACCATTTTGAGGGCTACTGCTACTTCGGCAGCCGCTGCCTCTTCGTCCACGGCGCCGCCGAGCAGCGGCCCGTGCTGCGACGCGGCCGACGCAGCGTGCCCTGTCGCTCTTTCAGAAACTTCGGCATCTGCCCCTACGGCGCGGGCTGCATTTACCTGCACGGGGAGACGACCGCGGGCGCGTCGGAGTCGGGCCACAAAGCCCCCGCGAGCCCCCCCAGGGCGTGGGAGCGGAAATCCCGGGGAGCTTTCTGCCGCACCTTCAGCTCTTTCGGCTTCTGCCTGTACGGCACGCGGTGCCGCTTCCGGCACGTCCTCCCCTGCACGGTGAAAAGTGCCGAACCCGACTCGGGCCTGGGGTCGCCCGCTATGGAGTCTGCGACTCCTGCCGTCTCCCCGCAGGCCCGTGATGCCTTCGCTTTCTCCAGCCAGCATCTCGGTGACCTGCTACTGCCCCTGGCCTTGCACCTGCGGAGAATGGAGAGCGATAACATCGGTGACATTTTGGAACAAGTGTAACTGGAGCCCCCACATCTCCGACCAATATTAGCACCGAAGACctgaaaatgtttaattttttgctttttttttttttaaacttttttttttttttaatttactttcaaTGCTTTTCAGCCATAAGATAGTAACTACTCCCCTGAATCACAACTAAGTGTAACttattttttaactattgtACATAATGGGAGCAATGTCTGACTTGCtgtgaataaaatgtatttttttttaagcttttacTTTTTGGGGTGGTGAAATCTGTTTtaagcgggttttttttttctttcttccaacAGGGGTAAACTCATTTCACCCAAGTCcttcagaaaatagatgtatttatatagttccattaattttcttagccacttatcctcacaaggatcacgggggagtgttggagcctatccgagctgtcaacgggcagaaggtggggtacaccctgaactggttgccaggcaatcgcagagcacatggagaacaaacctaaccgcactcacaatcacacctaggggcaattttgtatttttttttttttttttttgggggggggggatgtgggaggaaactggagtgaccggagaaaccccacggaggcacaggggagaacatgcaaactcgaaccccgctccgaactgtgaggccaacactttaccagctgagacaccatgccgtgtatatatatatatatatatatatatatatatatatatgctaatCACCAACCGATATGTAGGGACAACACCCAAGGACATAAAACGGTCCAGTTGTCTTATTTTGAAGCGGCATTAGCTCTATTTCCTGTTTAATGACTAACTTTACGCTGATGGCTTTTTCCGTTTTCGACCAACAATGGCCAAGAAAACCTTTTCTTTTTAACGTTCACCTCCTGCTTCCATCCGGATAACGTCGTAAGAAGAAATTTCGAATTTTTATTGCCCATCTTTATCCATCTAGTTTAAAATAAACTCATAGTCGCGCTATCGATTGTTTAGAAGCTAGCTCCCGAGCGTTAGCATAACACTGT comes from Syngnathoides biaculeatus isolate LvHL_M chromosome 21, ASM1980259v1, whole genome shotgun sequence and encodes:
- the cth1 gene encoding cysteine three histidine 1, with product MEAMIEASSDLLLPPNYEKKFADNLLCNEEPMKDGVSLVKSLLPVLDPPVSRIPWLCSTRYKTELCVSYASTGSCSYAERCNFAHGLQDLHVPFRHPKYKTELCRNYHFEGYCYFGSRCLFVHGAAEQRPVLRRGRRSVPCRSFRNFGICPYGAGCIYLHGETTAGASESGHKAPASPPRAWERKSRGAFCRTFSSFGFCLYGTRCRFRHVLPCTVKSAEPDSGLGSPAMESATPAVSPQARDAFAFSSQHLGDLLLPLALHLRRMESDNIGDILEQV